A section of the Hevea brasiliensis isolate MT/VB/25A 57/8 chromosome 17, ASM3005281v1, whole genome shotgun sequence genome encodes:
- the LOC110660486 gene encoding uncharacterized protein LOC110660486 has translation MGNCQAVDAATLVLQYPSGKVEKLYWPVSAADVMKMNPGHYVALLLSTTLYPTRKNGECPNTTTTTTANNNSNNSLRITRIKLLKPTDTLVLGHVYKLISTQEVMKGLLAKKQAKQKKNQPAPVGKPERREIQHSGLDIAVKRSDVEKDYQATKNETNSPRTATATNSASAAARSRTWQPSLQSISEATS, from the exons ATGGGGAATTGTCAAGCTGTAGATGCTGCAACACTAGTATTACAGTACCCAAGTGGGAAAGTAGAAAAGCTGTATTGGCCTGTGAGTGCTGCTGACGTTATGAAGATGAACCCTGGTCACTACGTGGCTCTTCTCCTCTCTACCACCTTGTATCCGACTCGTAAAAATGGAGAATGCCCCaacaccaccaccacaaccaccgcCAACAACAACAGCAACAACTCTCTTCGGATAACAAGAATCAAGCTTCTCAAGCCCACGGATACTCTTGTTCTTGGTCATGTTTATAAACTCATCAGTACACAAG AGGTTATGAAGGGGCTGTTGGCTAAGAAACAAGCAAAGCAGAAGAAAAACCAGCCAGCGCCAGTAGGGAAGCCAGAGAGGAGAGAGATACAGCATTCAGGGCTGGATATTGCAGTAAAAAGATCTGACGTGGAGAAGGATTATCAG GCCACCAAAAATGAAACAAACAGCCCAAGAACAGCAACAGCTACCAACTCTGCCAGTGCTGCAGCTAGATCAAGAACATGGCAACCCTCACTTCAAAGCATCTCAGAGGCTACCAGCTAA
- the LOC110660487 gene encoding LIM domain-containing protein WLIM1: MATFAGTTQKCKACEKTVYLVDQLTADNKVYHKACFRCHHCKGTLKLSNYSSFEGVLYCKPHFDQLFKMTGSLDKSFEGTPKTVRVDRSVDQVHSNSKVSSMFAGTQDKCVTCKKTVYPLEKVAVDGSSYHKACFRCTHGGCVISPSNYVAHEHRLYCRHHHNQLFKEKGNFSQLDRQDQVKPVTENAAAE, encoded by the exons ATGGCAACATTTGCAGGGACAACCCAGAAGTGTAAGGCATGTGAGAAGACTGTGTACTTGGTGGATCAGCTTACTGCTGACAACAAAGTCTATCACAAGGCTTGTTTTAGGTGCCACCACTGTAAGGGTACCCTTAAG CTGAGTAATTACTCCTCCTTTGAAGGTGTTTTGTATTGCAAGCCACACTTTGATCAACTATTTAAGATGACTGGAAGCTTGGATAAAAGCTTTGAAG GCACTCCAAAAACCGTTAGAGTTGACAGATCTGTCGATCAG GTCCATAGCAACAGCAAAGTTTCAAGCATGTTTGCTGGAACGCAGGACAAATGTGTTACTTGCAAGAAAACCGTTTATCCACTTGAAAAG GTGGCAGTTGATGGTTCATCTTATCACAAGGCCTGTTTCAGGTGCACCCATGGAGGCTGTGTAATCAGCCCATCAAACTATGTAGCCCACGAGCATCGTCTCTATTGTAGGCATCATCACAACCAACTCTTTAAGGAGAAGGGAAATTTCAGCCAACTTGACAGGCAAGACCAGGTTAAACCAGTGACTGAGAATGCAGCAGCAGAGTGA
- the LOC110660488 gene encoding calmodulin-binding protein 60 A isoform X1, translating to MSQKRQPEEPKSGSETNSPDEKRRRFNLKTVVQEVIKMQSVHHLLEPILEPLIRRVVKEEVELALKKHLASFKRNSGDEKDSSESRSLKLQFSNNLSLPVFTGARIEGEEYSAIKVALIDILTGKIVNSGPEASAKVEIVVLEGDFDGDEGENWTHDEFKNNIVREREGKKPLLTGDAFLNLSEGIGIVGEISFTDNSSWTRSRRFRLGARVVDNFDGTNVRETKTESFIVRDHRGELYKKHHPPSLFDEVWRLEKIGKDGAFHKRLSRENINTVKDFLTQLFIDPQRLRHVLGTGMSAKMWEVTVEHARTCVLDKRMYLHYTPGSQQKSGVVFNVVGQVVGLLSDSQYVPVDKLSETEKVDAQNLVIAAFEHPQEVISFDDEESLVDGSSNLSNIPYPSSSPRTENSNGSKVLASHKMGGFDYAQPNAASPDIISSMYSVGSVSSLDDYALHSIENMGLRYDQTLSFPGQVSNPLICDTDAMTQAFCDEDHLRFFDTEFQSQNLSLEAPADLQSALDGFLLTRSTAVAVDRAQRRWTKISSVLKWFSIRRRVASKKTCVREIHRY from the exons ATGTCGCAGAAGAGGCAGCCTGAGGAGCCCAAGTCTGGCTCGGAAACGAATAGTCCCGATGAGAAGAGGAGGAGGTTTAATTTGAAGAC TGTGGTTCAGGAAGTGATTAAGATGCAATCGgtccaccatttgttggaaccaATTCTGGAGCCATTGATTCGCAGGGTG GTCAAAGAAGAAGTTGAATTGGctcttaaaaaacatttggccagCTTTAAGCG AAATAGTGGGGATGAAAAAGATTCTTCTGAATCAAGAAGCTTAAAACTGCAGTTCTCAAACAACCTCTCTCTTCCAGTGTTCACTGGTGCTCGAATTGAAGGAGAAGAATATTCTGCTATAAAAGTAGCTTTAATTGATATTCTTACAGGGAAAATAGTTAACTCTGGTCCTGAAGCTTCTGCCAAGGTAGAAATTGTTGTTCTTGAAGGTGATTTTGATGGTGatgagggtgaaaattggacACATGATGAGTTTAAGAATAACATTGtcagagagagagaaggaaagaAACCCCTTCTTACAGGAGATGCGTTTCTGAATCTAAGCGAGGGCATTGGTATAGTGGGTGAAATTTCGTTTACAGATAATTCAAGCTGGACAAGAAGCCGTAGGTTCAGGCTTGGGGCAAGAGTTGTGGATAATTTTGATGGAACCAATGTAAGGGAGACAAAGACAGAATCTTTCATTGTCAGGGATCACCGAGGAGAAT TGTACAAGAAGCACCATCCTCCATCTCTGTTTGATGAGGTATGGAGATTAGAAAAGATTGGAAAAGATGGAGCTTTCCATAAGCGATTGAGTAGGGAAAATATCAATACTGTGAAGGATTTCCTGACTCAGCTCTTTATAGACCCTCAAAGGCTTCGCCAT GTTCTTGGCACAGGTATGTCTGCTAAGATGTGGGAAGTAACTGTTGAACATGCACGGACATGCGTGCTTGATAAGAGAATGTATTTACATTACACTCCTGGTTCTCAACAGAAAAGTGGCGTGGTCTTCAATGTTGTGGGACAAGTTGTGGGACTACTTTCAGATAGCCAGTATGTTCCTGTAGATAAGCTGTCTGAAACTGAGAAG GTTGATGCTCAAAATTTGGTAATTGCTGCATTTGAACACCCACAGGAGGTTATCTCTTTTGATGATGAAGAGTCTCTTGTGGACGGCTCTTCAAACTTGTCCAACATTCCTTACCCGTCAAGTTCACCCAGGACAGAGAATTCTAATGGAAGCAAGGTTCTGGCTTCACACAAGATGGGTGGATTTGATTATGCACAACCAAATGCTGCTTCTCCAGATATCATTTCATCTATGTATTCTGTTGGGAGTGTGAGCAGCTTGGATGATTATGCCTTGCACAGTATTGAAAATATGGGTCTTAGATATGATCAGACTCTGAGTTTCCCAGGCCAAGTCTCCAACCCTCTCATATGTGACACTGATGCCATGACGCAAGCTTTCTGTGATGAGGATCATCTGCGGTTTTTTGACACAGAATTTCAGTCTCAGAACCTTAGTTTGGAAGCACCAGCTGATTTACAAAGTGCTTTGGATGGCTTCCTATTGACTCGTTCTACAGCTGTTGCAGTTGATAGGGCTCAGAGGAGATGGACAAAGATCTCGAGTGTGTTGAAATGGTTCTCTATTAGGAGACGTGTGGCTTCAAAAAAGACGTGTGTTCGAGAAATTCATAGATATTAG
- the LOC110660488 gene encoding calmodulin-binding protein 60 A isoform X2 — protein MQSVHHLLEPILEPLIRRVVKEEVELALKKHLASFKRNSGDEKDSSESRSLKLQFSNNLSLPVFTGARIEGEEYSAIKVALIDILTGKIVNSGPEASAKVEIVVLEGDFDGDEGENWTHDEFKNNIVREREGKKPLLTGDAFLNLSEGIGIVGEISFTDNSSWTRSRRFRLGARVVDNFDGTNVRETKTESFIVRDHRGELYKKHHPPSLFDEVWRLEKIGKDGAFHKRLSRENINTVKDFLTQLFIDPQRLRHVLGTGMSAKMWEVTVEHARTCVLDKRMYLHYTPGSQQKSGVVFNVVGQVVGLLSDSQYVPVDKLSETEKVDAQNLVIAAFEHPQEVISFDDEESLVDGSSNLSNIPYPSSSPRTENSNGSKVLASHKMGGFDYAQPNAASPDIISSMYSVGSVSSLDDYALHSIENMGLRYDQTLSFPGQVSNPLICDTDAMTQAFCDEDHLRFFDTEFQSQNLSLEAPADLQSALDGFLLTRSTAVAVDRAQRRWTKISSVLKWFSIRRRVASKKTCVREIHRY, from the exons ATGCAATCGgtccaccatttgttggaaccaATTCTGGAGCCATTGATTCGCAGGGTG GTCAAAGAAGAAGTTGAATTGGctcttaaaaaacatttggccagCTTTAAGCG AAATAGTGGGGATGAAAAAGATTCTTCTGAATCAAGAAGCTTAAAACTGCAGTTCTCAAACAACCTCTCTCTTCCAGTGTTCACTGGTGCTCGAATTGAAGGAGAAGAATATTCTGCTATAAAAGTAGCTTTAATTGATATTCTTACAGGGAAAATAGTTAACTCTGGTCCTGAAGCTTCTGCCAAGGTAGAAATTGTTGTTCTTGAAGGTGATTTTGATGGTGatgagggtgaaaattggacACATGATGAGTTTAAGAATAACATTGtcagagagagagaaggaaagaAACCCCTTCTTACAGGAGATGCGTTTCTGAATCTAAGCGAGGGCATTGGTATAGTGGGTGAAATTTCGTTTACAGATAATTCAAGCTGGACAAGAAGCCGTAGGTTCAGGCTTGGGGCAAGAGTTGTGGATAATTTTGATGGAACCAATGTAAGGGAGACAAAGACAGAATCTTTCATTGTCAGGGATCACCGAGGAGAAT TGTACAAGAAGCACCATCCTCCATCTCTGTTTGATGAGGTATGGAGATTAGAAAAGATTGGAAAAGATGGAGCTTTCCATAAGCGATTGAGTAGGGAAAATATCAATACTGTGAAGGATTTCCTGACTCAGCTCTTTATAGACCCTCAAAGGCTTCGCCAT GTTCTTGGCACAGGTATGTCTGCTAAGATGTGGGAAGTAACTGTTGAACATGCACGGACATGCGTGCTTGATAAGAGAATGTATTTACATTACACTCCTGGTTCTCAACAGAAAAGTGGCGTGGTCTTCAATGTTGTGGGACAAGTTGTGGGACTACTTTCAGATAGCCAGTATGTTCCTGTAGATAAGCTGTCTGAAACTGAGAAG GTTGATGCTCAAAATTTGGTAATTGCTGCATTTGAACACCCACAGGAGGTTATCTCTTTTGATGATGAAGAGTCTCTTGTGGACGGCTCTTCAAACTTGTCCAACATTCCTTACCCGTCAAGTTCACCCAGGACAGAGAATTCTAATGGAAGCAAGGTTCTGGCTTCACACAAGATGGGTGGATTTGATTATGCACAACCAAATGCTGCTTCTCCAGATATCATTTCATCTATGTATTCTGTTGGGAGTGTGAGCAGCTTGGATGATTATGCCTTGCACAGTATTGAAAATATGGGTCTTAGATATGATCAGACTCTGAGTTTCCCAGGCCAAGTCTCCAACCCTCTCATATGTGACACTGATGCCATGACGCAAGCTTTCTGTGATGAGGATCATCTGCGGTTTTTTGACACAGAATTTCAGTCTCAGAACCTTAGTTTGGAAGCACCAGCTGATTTACAAAGTGCTTTGGATGGCTTCCTATTGACTCGTTCTACAGCTGTTGCAGTTGATAGGGCTCAGAGGAGATGGACAAAGATCTCGAGTGTGTTGAAATGGTTCTCTATTAGGAGACGTGTGGCTTCAAAAAAGACGTGTGTTCGAGAAATTCATAGATATTAG
- the LOC110660492 gene encoding snakin-2 yields the protein MAVRLLLVSAVLLFCLAEVSSDLKIEEEIAHITQIGVRGGNRRLMQEMDCGGLCKQRCSLHSRPNLCNRACGTCCVRCKCVPPGTSGNREVCGKCYTEMTTHGNKTKCP from the exons ATGGCAGTCCGTTTGCTTCTTGTATCGGCCGTTTTGCTCTTCTGCCTTGCAGAG GTTTCATCTGATCTCAAGATAGAAGAAGAAATTGCTCATATTACCCAG ATTGGTGTTAGAGGTGGAAACAGGAGGCTCATGCAAGAAATGG ATTGTGGAGGGCTATGCAAGCAGAGGTGCAGCCTCCACTCAAGGCCTAATTTGTGCAATAGAGCATGTGGCACGTGCTGTGTGAGGTGTAAGTGTGTGCCACCAGGGACCTCAGGGAACAGAGAAGTATGTGGGAAATGCTATACAGAGATGACCACCCATGGCAACAAGACCAAGTGCCCTTAG